One Hevea brasiliensis isolate MT/VB/25A 57/8 chromosome 6, ASM3005281v1, whole genome shotgun sequence genomic window, CTGAATTGTAAACAACACACTCAAAAGCACTTGCTGCGTTGTCTGTAATCGTCAATATGTATAGAATAGCTTCAAGATTAGCTTCATCGATTAGGTACTCCTTCTGTCCTCTCGCTTCTATACTTTCCCCATTCACAACTCTCTCACGCACGCACCTATGAATTTGTCGATAGTGGCTAACGCATCTTTCTCTGTTTTGTTTGtgtgtacttttttttttttatttattaacagCTCTTCTGTTTCAAAGAAACGGGTAACAATGAATCTCTCTCATCTTTAGCTCATTTATTGCATTTTTCGTCATGGGTTGTTTCTTTTGTCTCATATAAGCTGCAAATGACTGTAATTTTATTTCGTTTTTATTTAGTTTGATGTTTTTGATGTAAAATTGAACTGGCTTTAACTAAGTCCAGTTATAGGATCAACGTTTAATTAATTGGGTTGGGAGATTTCCAAGCTTGTTCATTAATCTTGACATTTTTCTTTTCGTGGTTAATTTTTTGTGCTGGCTAGGTGTGTGGTATTATTATATCCAATAGAAGTTATGTGGCAAAGGATATCAATTTTGGGGTTGGGGCTCGTGCAGCTATGTTGCAGGGTGTCAACGAGGTAGCTGAAGCTGTAAAAGTCACAATGGGACCACAGGTATTGAACTTCTACTatggtttttattttttattttatttttgtggaATTATGATGTTAAGTATGAGTACAACTGTACAACAAACAATTGACATCGCTAACCGTCCATTCTAAACTATTTAGCcatttacctttttgctgtttcACTGATTGAAGTAATTTATGCATGTTTTGAAGATTAATTTTCTATTCTTAGGGGGACACCTTAGTGATTTGAACTTAAGAGTTCTAGCTTGAAGCTCCCAAATTCAAGCCCTCCTTGGACAGGGACTAGAGGTTTAATGCAGTAGGAGAGGCTGTCCATTGTTCTGGAACTGAAGGTCTACCATGCTTCTTAATGAAAAGACTATAAAGCTTTCTCTTTTGTAGATCCCTTGTTGACTCATCTATCATAACAATttccattttatgtaattatttttgaTGTGGCATGCATGGTATAGACTCCTCAGAACAATAATGCAAGCACCATAAACATTTTTAATTCTTTGTAATTTTCTTAACTCGTCAAGTTATTTAGGGCCGTAATGTTATTATCGAGAAAAGTCATGGAGTCCCAAAGGTGACGAAGGATGGTGTCACTGTTGCCAAAAGCATCGAATTCAATGAAAAGGCCAAGAATGTTGGTGCAGACCTTGTGAAGCAGGTGGCTAATGCAACAAACACTGCTGTAGGAGATGGTAATTTATTGTTGGTATTTTTCAGCTTCATGATACAAAAGAACAACAATCTGTCATAAGTTTGTTAACACATTACCATTTGAAAAATTAAGGTTTCCTTGAACTTGGTAGGTTTGCAGTCTTATAGAGGTTCAAAAATACAGTATGTCTTTTAAGCTGAAGAATTATTGTCTTTCAGTCTGAAGGAAGTATTTATTTATGAACAACTGAAACATACATGCAGAAGTATTTATTTATGAATAACAAAATAAGTAACTTGTACTTTCAGAAGTGACTGTGACTTTCGCATAGTCTTTTTACTGCAATATCTTTAAAATCAGTATCATCCATATAATCTCTAGGTAGGCTTGGGTACTACATGTTTCCATCATTTTTCATGTTATCAACTAGCTTGGTTTCATCATATGAGTTTACGAATATGAAGCATTAAGTTGATAAGTTCACATGCTCAAGACACCGAATTTGAAGTGGGAAAATTATGTCATTGCTCAATATTCAGGTCATCTGAGAATTTCTTTCATTGTGGGAGATATGTTACTTGTCTGGTCACAGGTACTAGTTGTGCAACTGTCCTGACACAAGCCATACTCACAGAAGGCTGCAAGTCTATAGCTGCTGGTGTAAATGTTATGGATTTGCGCACTGGAATTAATATGGCAGTGAACTCTGTTGTCTCTGACTTGAAAAAGAGAGCACTAATGATAAGCACACCAGAAGAAATTGCACAGGTATTTCAGCTTCTTAAAGAAactatatttttcatatattatcTTTCATGGGGAATTTTGATCTAAGATATAATCGTATGAGCTTGATTTGCAACTAGGGTATTGTTGACAATCTTGAAAAGAAAGCTCTTTAGTTTTCTTAACTGTTGGAAAGGATTCTTTTTGGCTCTGAACATATGTTTTTGTTCAAAGCATTAAGCAAAGCTTCCTACTGGAAATCCTGAGCCGTTTCCACCTCAATTTTGTTATTATTCTCTTGATAAGTAAAATGATAATTTCTGTTTCTAAAACCTGTTGGTATGTAGTGTACATAGTTTGTTATGCTTGTTGGATCTTTTCCTTCACTATTGGCAAGTGCATGTACTGTCAATAGGTTGCCACCATCTCTGCAAATGGAGAGTGTGAGATTGGAGAATTGATAGCTAGAGCAATGGAGAAAGTTGGAAAGGAAGGAGTCATTACTGTCGCTGTGAGCAAACTTTCTTCTTCTGACATTGCATGAACACTTGTTAGATTCTTGTATGGGTTACGGATATTATGTTCATTTTTCAATTTTGCAGGATGGGAATACTTTGGAAAATGAGTTGGAAGTAGTGGAAGGAATGAAGCTTGCCAGAGGTTATATTTCACCTTATTTTATTACTGATCAGAAGACCCAGAAATGTGTAAGCTCAGATCTGTGTGGTTTCTACTGTCAATATCTACTTCAGTCTTCATGCAACAGATTATTCAGTATATTGggctaaaatgaaaatttcaccATAAGCAGTTGCTAAAGTATACTATGAagggatttttttttatattttttttttcatttttaaattatcCACATGTTTTTGTTCCATGGAGTGTTTGGGGTTGCTTGTGCTATTGTCAATAGTCAAACAATATGTCAGGTGGATAAAAGCAATGGGGCTAGTTTTAGGAAGAGACTAAGGGATGACCATTATCATCTTATTGGGATATTATGGTGGTTGGTCTGGGGGGATATGCTATTATATCATGTTCCAAAATTTGCTGGCTTTTGGAGTTTTCATGTGTAATGCATTGCAGTCACTTGTAGAATTGCATGGAGATTGGCATGGTCTATCTCCTTGATAACTCCTCTCTGTTGCCCCTTCTCCCTCATTTTCTTTGCATGTGTTGTGTTTGCCAATATTATCTTGTGCTTGTCTTTCACTTTCATTTTGATTTAGGATTCTGTTTTTATTTAGTTTACTATTTCAAAGAAAAAGTTATGCTTTGCACGTTTACAGGAGCTTGAAAATCCTTTGATCCTCATTTATGAGAAGAAAATTTCAGACGTGAATTCACTTGTGAGAATATTAGAGCTGGCAGTAAAAGTAAGTACCCCTTTCTGCCCCTTTTCTTTTGAAGAATAGTTTTAAATATTGTTGTGATAAGTGAATGCTTATATGATCTTGTATATGAATTTCTAACCCCTTTATTTTCATTATCTTGCAACTTTAAACAGAAAAACAAACCACTTCTAGTTGTGGCTGAGGATGTGGACAGTGATTCTCTAGCTATGCTTATTCTCAACAAGCATCATGCAGGAGTTAAGGTGATTGAACAGCTTTGCTTTGAAGTACTTTATTAGGCATGAGTATACTGTATCTGATGGAAATCTCATAAATCTTGATGATATTGAAATGTCATGATTGTATGAACACAATATATAAGTACATGCAAATAGAGTTGAAGATATATATGTGCGACTTTATGCGTCCTTGCACATGCATGACTTTGTGTATACAATTATTTGTGCACTTTTTGCATATTGCATGTGTGTGTTGAAGATGAGTTACAAATGTGGCCTTCTGTCAATGAATAATCTTGTTTGAAAGATGTTTGTGGAATAATTTGTCTTCTTCCTTTTGTGCTTGGTTTTTCCTTTTAATCATGCAATAAAAGGACACTTAGAAGACATAAttgtataattatttatttaggtGTATAGGTGCTTGAATTCTACAGAAGTATAAACAATAGAACACTGAAGCTGGCCATGCAAAACCAATGATAACAGTCATGTTGTGCTTAAACTAACATGCCTACAGATTTCTAGCTTTTAGAAGTTTCAGGCTTCTAATGCTCAAAAAGgcaaatacaagaaaagcaataAACCCTGCACTtactgtttatttatttatttatttttttttttttttacaaattgaAATTGAGATTTCAGTTTTCCAAAGAATGACTATAAACTAATTACTAttggcttatatatatatatatacaagacaTGTGCATGCACATGTAATTGCTTGTATCCAACCGTCAATATAAAAAAAATCTTGCATACATGATATTTTGGTGCTTCTACTGAACAAGACATTGTACTGTTGCACCTTTTTCACTAATGGAATTTGTTATGTTTAGGTCTGTGCCATTAAAGCTCCTGGTTTTGGGGAAAACAGACGAGCAAATTTAGATGATCTTGCCATTCTTACTGGTGGAGAGGTTGTTTGATTTCTTTTTCCTCTATACTTATTCATATATGATTTTGGTGGTACGAGTAACTACCTATTTTACAGGTTATCAGTGAGGATCATGGTTTAACTCTTGATAAAGTCCAAATAGAAATGCTTGGTACTGCTAAGAAGGTTTGTACATAAGTTTATGGTGTTTTTTTCAACATCACATGGAACTTAACTGACTAATTCAATTTGTGGTAGGTTACTGTCTCTCTTGATGACACAATAATTCTTCATGGTGGTGGAGATAAGAAGCTGATTGAAGAAAGATGTGAGCAGGTATTATGATGATTATTAGGCTTTGGAAAAGGGTCTATTAAGTCTATATAAATGTTACCTTTCATAAGGGTCTGTTAAGTCTATATAAATGTTACTTTTCATTCTTAGATATCTTTCTTCCCCTTGAGAAAGGAAAAGAATAAAATTTTATGAGCACTGACTGAGATACTTGTGGGCAGtgtatccaaaactttcttttgaatTTCATATTATTTACTTGTAATGCTTTATCTTGAATGGTTTGTTTGCATGATTTACATCTAAATGATTCAGACCATTGACATTGCTTTCTTAAATGTGAACTTAACACAACCTGATTCTCCAGAAACTTGGAAATTTATAGATTTATAATGTCTGTTTATCTATCTCATGTTGCAACTGGAAAATAGGGATGGT contains:
- the LOC110668140 gene encoding chaperonin CPN60-like 2, mitochondrial — protein: MYRIASRLASSISSSVSKKRVCGIIISNRSYVAKDINFGVGARAAMLQGVNEVAEAVKVTMGPQGRNVIIEKSHGVPKVTKDGVTVAKSIEFNEKAKNVGADLVKQVANATNTAVGDGTSCATVLTQAILTEGCKSIAAGVNVMDLRTGINMAVNSVVSDLKKRALMISTPEEIAQVATISANGECEIGELIARAMEKVGKEGVITVADGNTLENELEVVEGMKLARGYISPYFITDQKTQKCELENPLILIYEKKISDVNSLVRILELAVKKNKPLLVVAEDVDSDSLAMLILNKHHAGVKVCAIKAPGFGENRRANLDDLAILTGGEVISEDHGLTLDKVQIEMLGTAKKVTVSLDDTIILHGGGDKKLIEERCEQLRTAMEKSTAMFDKEKAQERLSKLSGGVAVFKVGGASEVEVGERKDRVTDALNATRAAVEEGIVPGGGVALLYATKALEDLQAQNEDQKRGIQIIQNALKAPTYAIVSNAGFDPAVTVAKLLEQDDHNLGYDAAKGEYADMVKAGIIDPLKVVRTALVDAASVSLLLTTTEAAIVDNPNENKPPSRMPNMDAMEY